A genomic window from Flavobacterium johnsoniae includes:
- a CDS encoding sensor histidine kinase yields MIFNSSKLYRLPIRYHVYFWLTYFVFNTFRWGSYFNDYVYSLKTTLLGFPIHMALCYLNILVLMPHLVYRKKYFLYIISVLSAIFVMVVIKFNLTYLLITHNVWPEGPQTINTLTLNYTIDMMMGELYVMTFVTAIKITLDLLQEQKRVTDLEKSQLETELLFLKSQISPHFFFNTLNNIYSLSVEKSNKTPKIVLKLSELMRYMLYETKEKKQSLENEILCIQNYLDLERIRNGERLEVNMYISGDIHDKEISPVLLLTFVENAFKHGVNKNTGNVVIDINFKVKGDYLYFIISNPMPEITVHKDNFNKSSGIGIENVKKRLELGYNKSDYKLSFKNKKNIFVVKLVIKVT; encoded by the coding sequence ATGATTTTTAATTCAAGCAAGCTTTATAGGTTACCAATTCGCTATCATGTTTACTTCTGGCTGACGTATTTTGTATTCAATACATTCCGCTGGGGAAGTTATTTTAACGATTATGTTTACTCTTTAAAAACAACTTTGCTCGGTTTCCCAATTCACATGGCTTTATGTTATCTTAATATTTTGGTATTGATGCCGCATTTGGTTTATCGCAAAAAATACTTCCTATATATTATAAGTGTACTTTCTGCCATTTTTGTCATGGTCGTCATAAAATTCAATTTGACTTATTTGCTGATTACGCACAATGTCTGGCCAGAAGGTCCGCAAACTATTAATACGCTTACGCTAAATTATACAATTGATATGATGATGGGCGAATTATATGTTATGACTTTTGTTACGGCTATTAAAATTACCCTAGATTTATTGCAAGAACAAAAACGTGTAACCGACTTAGAAAAATCGCAATTGGAAACTGAATTATTGTTTTTAAAATCTCAGATTTCACCGCACTTTTTCTTTAACACCTTAAATAATATTTATTCGCTTTCTGTAGAGAAATCAAATAAAACGCCAAAAATAGTTTTAAAGCTTTCCGAATTAATGCGTTATATGCTTTATGAAACAAAAGAAAAGAAACAGTCTCTGGAAAATGAAATTCTTTGCATTCAGAATTATCTTGATTTGGAAAGAATTAGAAACGGAGAACGCTTAGAAGTCAATATGTATATTTCTGGAGATATTCATGATAAAGAAATTTCCCCCGTTCTACTTCTGACTTTCGTCGAAAATGCCTTTAAACATGGAGTAAACAAAAACACAGGAAATGTTGTTATTGATATTAATTTCAAAGTAAAAGGAGATTATCTCTATTTTATTATTTCAAACCCAATGCCTGAAATTACCGTACATAAAGATAATTTTAACAAGTCAAGTGGTATAGGTATTGAAAACGTGAAAAAAAGACTTGAATTAGGATATAATAAAAGTGACTATAAGCTTTCATTTAAAAATAAAAAGAATATTTTTGTCGTTAAACTAGTTATAAAAGTCACATAG
- a CDS encoding alpha-L-fucosidase, which yields MKNIYLSLCLFGVIFSSSAQEFANAPKPFGPVPTQKQIDWQEMEFYAFVHFSLNTFTNKEWGFGDESPELFNPSQLDVRQWARVVKEAGMKGIILVAKHHDGFCLWPSAYTERSVKNSPWENGKGDLVKELAAACKEYDLKLGLYLSPWDRNHPQYGKPEYVTYFRNQLKELLTNYGDVFEMWFDGANGGDGYYGGANETRKINSLTYYNWDETYKLIYDIAPKTLVWGVGPSEARWIGNEEGRAGKTNWSLLRQKDELAGKVHYSEFMSGHEDGEKWVPGEADVSIRPGWFYHSVEDDKVRSLDEMVDIYYESIGRNATLLLNLPVDKRGLVHENDEARLKELVATIKADFKKELLAETKVQASNIRGNDSNFEPQNVIDGNKNTYWATDDKVKQASIEFTFKKPTAINRLLLQEYIKLGQRVKSFSVEANVNGQWKTIANETTIGYKRILRLDRVIASAIRINILDAKAGFVISTIEAFNAPTFVKEPQILRDKNGLVTIKSEDGNAVYYSLDGKKPSEKSILYKAPFTYNKAVTIQAISRNTKEKINSAVKTAKYGVSKEKWRVISISSGDDKSVEKIIDGDANTACGFGNNENKLPQTIIIDMGELSTIKGFTYTPQQVGSNLSLISNYEFYTSEDNITWTKRSEGEFSNIKHNPIEQIKSFTVVKARFLRFVATGAVGNSQTVSIAEIGVVE from the coding sequence ATGAAAAACATTTACCTTTCTTTATGTCTTTTTGGTGTAATTTTTAGCAGTTCGGCACAAGAATTTGCCAATGCTCCAAAACCTTTTGGACCAGTTCCGACGCAAAAACAAATCGATTGGCAGGAAATGGAATTCTATGCTTTTGTGCATTTTTCACTAAATACATTTACCAATAAAGAATGGGGTTTTGGAGACGAATCGCCAGAACTTTTTAATCCGTCGCAATTAGATGTTCGCCAATGGGCGCGCGTGGTGAAAGAGGCTGGAATGAAAGGAATTATTCTGGTTGCTAAACATCACGATGGTTTTTGTCTTTGGCCATCAGCGTATACTGAACGTTCTGTAAAGAATTCGCCTTGGGAAAATGGTAAAGGTGATTTGGTAAAAGAATTGGCTGCTGCCTGCAAAGAGTACGATTTAAAATTAGGATTATACCTTTCGCCTTGGGATAGAAATCATCCGCAATATGGAAAACCTGAATATGTTACGTATTTCAGGAATCAGTTAAAAGAATTATTGACGAATTACGGCGATGTTTTCGAAATGTGGTTTGACGGAGCAAACGGCGGAGACGGCTATTATGGCGGTGCAAACGAAACCAGAAAAATCAATTCGCTTACGTATTATAATTGGGATGAAACCTATAAATTAATTTACGACATCGCACCAAAAACTTTGGTTTGGGGAGTTGGTCCGTCTGAAGCAAGATGGATTGGTAATGAAGAAGGACGTGCAGGAAAAACAAATTGGTCGTTGCTTCGCCAGAAAGATGAGTTGGCTGGAAAAGTGCATTATAGCGAATTTATGTCTGGACATGAAGACGGAGAAAAATGGGTTCCAGGAGAAGCCGACGTTTCGATAAGACCAGGATGGTTTTATCATTCGGTGGAAGACGATAAAGTGCGTTCGCTTGACGAAATGGTCGATATTTATTATGAATCGATCGGACGAAATGCGACTTTGTTATTAAATCTTCCAGTTGATAAACGAGGTTTAGTTCACGAAAATGATGAAGCAAGATTGAAAGAATTAGTTGCGACAATTAAAGCCGATTTCAAGAAAGAATTATTAGCAGAAACGAAAGTCCAAGCTTCGAACATTCGTGGAAACGATTCTAATTTCGAACCTCAGAATGTTATTGACGGAAATAAAAATACTTATTGGGCAACAGATGATAAAGTAAAACAAGCTTCAATAGAATTTACGTTTAAAAAACCAACGGCAATTAATAGACTTTTACTTCAAGAATATATTAAACTTGGTCAACGTGTGAAATCATTTTCTGTTGAAGCAAATGTAAACGGACAATGGAAAACAATTGCCAATGAAACTACAATTGGTTACAAAAGAATTCTGCGTTTAGATCGTGTTATCGCTTCGGCAATTAGAATCAATATTTTAGATGCAAAAGCTGGATTTGTAATCAGTACAATTGAAGCGTTTAATGCACCAACTTTCGTTAAAGAGCCTCAAATTCTTCGTGATAAAAATGGTTTGGTTACGATTAAATCGGAAGATGGAAATGCCGTTTATTATTCGCTTGACGGAAAAAAACCTTCGGAAAAAAGTATTTTATATAAAGCTCCTTTTACTTATAATAAAGCAGTTACAATTCAAGCCATTTCTAGAAATACGAAAGAGAAAATCAACAGCGCCGTGAAAACTGCAAAATATGGTGTTTCTAAAGAAAAATGGAGAGTAATTTCTATTTCTAGCGGAGATGATAAATCGGTTGAGAAAATTATTGATGGCGATGCTAATACCGCTTGTGGATTCGGGAACAATGAAAATAAATTGCCTCAAACCATAATTATTGATATGGGAGAATTGAGCACAATAAAAGGTTTTACCTATACGCCACAGCAAGTTGGAAGCAATTTGAGTTTGATTTCAAATTATGAGTTTTATACGAGCGAAGATAATATAACTTGGACGAAGCGATCGGAAGGAGAATTCTCAAATATCAAACACAATCCAATTGAACAAATTAAGAGTTTTACTGTGGTAAAAGCAAGATTTTTAAGATTTGTAGCTACAGGAGCAGTAGGAAATAGTCAAACTGTTTCTATTGCTGAAATTGGAGTTGTGGAGTAA
- a CDS encoding sodium:solute symporter family protein, with product MNIIDVSIILIYIVMSVGIGIWISRKASKGLDDYFLGGKSIKWYFLGLSNGSGMFDVSGTSWMIGVLFLYGVKSFMFMWLWPIWNQIFVMMFLAVWIRRSKVMTGSEWILTRFGSDKAGKASHIIVAIFAIISTIGFIAYFFVGIGKFVTIILPWDLTVHMNGGVFLTSEQAYALLIIFLTTIYTVKGGMFSVVATEVVQYIIMIVAGVLIAGYAFINYTDIQINSVITPEWKNVFFGWEFETQWSDKFETFNRLIDTEGYKMFGAFIGMTLFKGFFASVAGPTPSYDLQRVLSTKSVKEAAYMSGFTNLILFIPRYLLITGIVVIALVNLAPELNANVNLTGADLELLMPKVVNLYIPVGIKGILLAGLLAAFMSGFSAFVNAGPAYIVNDIYKKYFKPVASNQHYIKVSQISSFLVVGLGVFMGFFADSINSLTLWITSALYGGYVAANFLKWIWWRFNGWGYFWGMVGGLIAASLQFILDQSKGSLEAGTFLHDLSQVPSIYLFPLIFGMSILGCLLGTYLSKPTDMEVLKSFYSNVRPWGFWNPVYKQLKAEDQSFQKNNDFYLDMMNCVIGIIWQSSMILLPIYFIIRDYPKAGVALVVFLVTTTILKFTWLDRVRKIEE from the coding sequence ATGAACATTATTGACGTATCAATCATTTTAATCTATATCGTAATGTCGGTCGGTATAGGAATCTGGATTTCAAGAAAAGCATCCAAAGGTTTAGATGACTATTTCTTGGGAGGAAAATCTATTAAATGGTATTTTCTAGGTTTAAGTAACGGCTCTGGAATGTTTGATGTTTCGGGAACTTCCTGGATGATTGGCGTTTTATTTTTATATGGAGTAAAAAGCTTCATGTTTATGTGGCTTTGGCCAATTTGGAATCAGATTTTTGTCATGATGTTCCTCGCGGTCTGGATTAGAAGATCAAAAGTAATGACGGGTTCCGAATGGATTCTGACTCGTTTTGGAAGCGACAAAGCAGGAAAAGCATCGCATATTATTGTTGCCATTTTTGCTATTATTTCTACAATTGGTTTCATCGCGTATTTCTTCGTCGGAATCGGAAAATTTGTAACGATTATTCTTCCTTGGGATTTGACAGTTCACATGAATGGCGGAGTTTTCTTAACTTCAGAACAAGCTTATGCATTGTTAATCATTTTCTTAACTACGATTTATACCGTAAAAGGTGGAATGTTTTCTGTAGTTGCTACAGAAGTTGTACAATATATTATCATGATTGTTGCCGGAGTTTTAATCGCTGGTTATGCATTCATTAATTATACTGATATTCAGATCAATTCGGTAATTACGCCAGAATGGAAAAATGTTTTCTTCGGATGGGAATTTGAAACACAATGGAGCGATAAATTCGAAACTTTCAACAGATTAATTGATACGGAAGGTTATAAAATGTTTGGCGCTTTCATCGGAATGACTTTGTTTAAAGGTTTCTTCGCGAGTGTGGCAGGTCCAACTCCAAGTTACGATTTACAGCGTGTTCTTTCTACAAAATCGGTAAAAGAAGCAGCTTATATGAGTGGTTTTACCAATTTGATTTTATTCATTCCTAGATATTTATTAATCACAGGAATTGTGGTTATTGCTTTAGTGAATTTAGCTCCTGAATTAAACGCAAACGTAAATTTAACGGGCGCAGATTTAGAATTATTAATGCCAAAAGTGGTTAATCTTTATATCCCGGTTGGAATTAAAGGAATTCTTCTAGCAGGATTATTAGCGGCTTTCATGTCTGGATTCTCAGCTTTCGTAAATGCAGGACCAGCTTATATTGTAAATGATATTTATAAAAAATACTTTAAACCAGTTGCTTCGAATCAACACTATATCAAAGTAAGTCAGATTTCATCTTTCTTAGTAGTAGGTTTGGGAGTTTTTATGGGATTCTTCGCAGATTCGATCAACTCACTAACACTTTGGATCACAAGTGCTTTATACGGAGGTTATGTTGCGGCGAACTTCTTAAAATGGATTTGGTGGCGTTTTAACGGATGGGGTTATTTCTGGGGAATGGTCGGCGGATTAATCGCTGCTTCTCTTCAATTCATTTTAGATCAAAGTAAAGGAAGTTTAGAAGCAGGAACGTTCTTGCATGATCTTTCGCAAGTGCCATCAATTTATTTATTCCCATTAATTTTCGGAATGTCAATTTTAGGGTGCCTTTTAGGAACTTACCTAAGTAAACCAACCGATATGGAGGTTTTAAAATCGTTCTACTCAAATGTAAGGCCTTGGGGATTCTGGAATCCAGTTTACAAACAATTAAAAGCAGAAGATCAGTCTTTCCAAAAAAATAATGATTTCTATTTAGATATGATGAATTGCGTAATCGGAATTATTTGGCAATCAAGCATGATTCTGCTTCCAATTTATTTCATCATTAGAGATTATCCAAAAGCGGGTGTGGCTTTGGTAGTTTTCTTAGTGACGACTACGATTTTGAAGTTTACTTGGCTGGATCGAGTTCGTAAGATTGAAGAGTAG
- the nagB gene encoding glucosamine-6-phosphate deaminase, with translation MIKEDIGFREAGKFEETRYEKIHNVIFESSQEASVLVAREIANLIQRKNELNEPCVLGLATGSSPIKVYEELVRMHKEEGLSFANVVTFNLDEYYPMDKNDIQSYYHFMHEHLFHHVNIHPENINIPDGQVSAEELQQYCIDYEMKIISYGGLDFQLLGIGRTGHIGFNEPGSHVNSGTRSITLDHVTRIDAASSFLGIDNVPRKAITMGIGTVRNAKRIVLLGWGISKAGIIKKTIEGEVSSQVPATYLQEHHNTTFVLDTEASSELTRVKTPWLVKSCVWTDELKLKAVAWLSELTKKPFLKLTDKDYNDHGMSSLLTEEGTAYDLNIKMFNKMQQTITGWPGGKPNADDTYRPERSTPEKKRIIIFSPHPDDDVISMGGTFDRLVEQGHDVHVAYQTSGNIAVSNEEALKFAEISKAVNPDSKVSQEIIDFLKNRTGNEIDSPEVRKLKGLIRRSESFGATRYIGLPDANVNFLDLPFYETGTVKKNNLSDADVDIMCDIIERIKPHQIYAAGDLADPHGTHKVCLDSLFEALKRLKNVSFMNDCWVWLYRGAWHEWESYQIDMAVPMSPDQVLKKRHAIFYHQSQKDGVMFQGDDSREFWVRVEDRNRLTAEKYHSLGLADYSAIEAFKRYHF, from the coding sequence ATGATTAAAGAAGATATAGGTTTTAGAGAAGCTGGTAAATTTGAAGAAACTCGTTACGAGAAAATTCATAATGTTATTTTCGAATCTTCGCAAGAAGCTTCTGTCTTAGTTGCTCGCGAAATTGCCAATTTAATTCAGAGAAAAAATGAACTAAACGAACCTTGTGTTTTAGGTTTGGCAACAGGTTCTTCGCCAATTAAAGTTTACGAAGAATTGGTGAGAATGCATAAAGAGGAAGGGCTAAGTTTTGCAAACGTAGTTACTTTCAATTTAGATGAATATTATCCGATGGATAAAAATGATATTCAGAGTTATTATCATTTTATGCATGAGCATTTATTTCATCATGTAAACATTCATCCAGAAAATATAAATATTCCAGACGGACAAGTAAGTGCAGAGGAATTACAGCAATATTGTATTGATTATGAGATGAAAATCATCTCTTACGGAGGATTAGATTTTCAGCTTTTAGGAATCGGAAGAACTGGGCATATCGGGTTTAATGAGCCAGGTTCGCACGTAAACTCAGGAACTAGAAGTATAACTCTGGATCACGTTACGAGAATTGACGCGGCTTCTTCTTTTTTAGGAATTGACAATGTTCCGAGAAAAGCCATTACAATGGGAATTGGAACCGTTAGGAATGCAAAAAGAATTGTTTTACTAGGTTGGGGAATCAGTAAAGCAGGAATTATAAAAAAGACAATCGAGGGCGAGGTTTCTTCGCAAGTGCCAGCAACGTATTTACAAGAGCATCACAACACAACATTTGTTCTAGATACAGAAGCTTCGTCTGAATTAACGCGTGTAAAAACGCCTTGGCTGGTAAAGTCTTGTGTTTGGACAGACGAACTAAAATTAAAAGCGGTGGCTTGGTTAAGTGAGTTAACGAAGAAACCTTTCCTAAAACTGACGGATAAAGATTATAACGACCACGGAATGTCGAGTCTTTTGACGGAGGAAGGAACTGCATACGATTTGAACATTAAAATGTTTAATAAAATGCAGCAAACCATCACGGGATGGCCGGGCGGAAAACCCAATGCAGATGATACTTATAGACCGGAGCGTTCCACGCCGGAAAAGAAAAGAATCATTATTTTCAGTCCGCATCCAGATGATGATGTGATTTCGATGGGAGGAACTTTTGACCGTTTGGTAGAGCAGGGACATGATGTTCATGTAGCATATCAGACTTCTGGGAATATTGCCGTTTCAAATGAAGAAGCGTTGAAGTTTGCAGAAATTTCAAAAGCCGTGAATCCAGATTCTAAAGTTTCTCAGGAAATTATTGATTTCCTTAAAAACAGAACTGGAAACGAAATCGATTCGCCAGAAGTTAGAAAATTAAAAGGATTAATTAGAAGAAGCGAATCTTTTGGAGCTACGCGTTATATTGGTTTGCCAGATGCTAATGTAAACTTTTTAGATCTTCCGTTTTACGAAACAGGAACAGTTAAAAAGAATAATCTTTCGGATGCAGATGTCGACATTATGTGTGACATTATTGAAAGAATAAAACCGCATCAAATTTATGCCGCTGGAGATTTAGCAGATCCACACGGAACTCATAAAGTGTGTTTGGATAGTTTGTTTGAAGCTTTAAAAAGGCTAAAGAACGTAAGTTTTATGAATGATTGCTGGGTTTGGCTTTACAGAGGCGCTTGGCATGAATGGGAATCGTACCAAATTGACATGGCAGTACCAATGAGTCCTGACCAAGTTTTAAAGAAGCGACATGCTATTTTTTATCACCAGTCTCAAAAAGACGGCGTAATGTTTCAAGGTGATGATAGCAGGGAGTTTTGGGTGCGAGTTGAAGACAGAAATAGATTGACTGCAGAAAAATACCACAGCTTAGGATTAGCAGATTATTCGGCTATTGAGGCGTTTAAACGTTATCATTTCTAG
- a CDS encoding LytR/AlgR family response regulator transcription factor — MKIKCLIIDDEPLAINVIKNYIEQIEDLELINTFSNSIEGLNFLKNNTIDVIFLDINMPVLDGINFIKSLENPPLLIITSAYDQFAIETYELDVLDYLVKPIEFPRLMKAVNKINKRLNNTSKLPQENSKENPFIFVKIDKKKMKKIFLNEILVIESLKDYLKISTTSGKFIIHSTLSDFTSLLPERDFIRIHRSYTIAIDKIDAVEGNSIEIEGLRYVIGRSYIDEVKQKILNSSI; from the coding sequence ATGAAAATAAAGTGTTTAATTATCGATGATGAGCCATTGGCAATAAACGTTATTAAGAATTATATTGAACAAATTGAAGATTTAGAATTAATAAACACCTTCAGTAATTCTATTGAAGGATTAAATTTTTTAAAGAACAATACTATTGATGTAATTTTTCTAGACATAAACATGCCAGTTTTAGACGGTATAAATTTTATTAAAAGTTTAGAAAATCCGCCTTTACTTATTATTACCAGCGCTTACGATCAATTTGCAATTGAAACGTACGAACTTGACGTGCTAGATTATCTGGTAAAACCAATCGAGTTTCCGAGATTAATGAAAGCCGTTAATAAAATAAACAAACGTCTTAACAATACGAGTAAACTTCCGCAGGAAAATAGCAAAGAAAATCCTTTTATCTTCGTAAAAATCGACAAGAAAAAAATGAAGAAGATTTTCTTGAACGAAATTTTAGTAATAGAAAGTTTAAAAGATTACCTAAAAATCAGCACAACTTCAGGAAAATTTATCATTCACAGCACTTTATCAGATTTTACAAGTTTACTGCCTGAAAGAGATTTCATCAGAATTCACAGATCATATACAATTGCAATTGATAAAATTGATGCAGTTGAAGGAAACAGCATTGAAATTGAAGGACTTAGATATGTTATCGGAAGATCTTATATCGACGAAGTAAAACAGAAAATCTTGAATTCTTCTATTTAG
- a CDS encoding GH92 family glycosyl hydrolase, which yields MKKITLLSLTVIFIASCKIKVDKNTDHKNFATNYVDPFIGTGGHGHTYPGATVPFGMLQVSPDNGISSWDWCSGYHYSDSIVSGFSHLHLSGTGIGDLADILFMPTNKKLDLTAKAASRDFLPYKSKYNHVNEKATPGSYQVFLEDPKINVELTSTQRTAYHKYTYNNNDVQSVVVDLGFAINWDKELKTSIKIEDANTISGYRYSTGWAKNQKVFFVAKFSKPITESIITADKKVVSGKSAEGENTALQLFFDSKNSKELRVKVALSSVSVENAKGNLDAESQSFEKTKADATLEWNKALSKITVETPIDSLKTIFYTALYHAQVAPVTYSDKNGQFRREDDKIITAKDYTAYSTLSLWDTFRAENPLLTILEPTKVSDLVNSMLAYYETKKILPVWTLYANETNTMTGYHSIPVIVDAYMKGIKGFDAEKAFEAMKATMMQDERGLNFYKKYGYIPYNLLDESVTITLEYAYDDWCVAQMAKALGKTADYEFFSKRAKAYEYLFDAKSGFMRGKSEDGKSWNEPFDPKHSNHREHTDYTEGNAWQHSWFVPHNVDNFISLHGGNDIFTKRLEQLFTESSEITGNNVSADISGLIGQYAHGNEPSHHIAYMFNHAKQPWRTQYWVRHILDTQYNTTANGLSGNEDCGQMSAWYVFSSMGLYPMNPASGEYEIGSPIFEKSTLNLPNGKTFVIEAENVSKQNFYIQSATLNGKAFNKTAISHQEMLNGGVLHFVMGAQPNKNWGLN from the coding sequence ATGAAGAAAATTACTCTGCTCTCTTTAACGGTAATTTTTATTGCAAGTTGCAAAATAAAAGTAGATAAAAATACAGATCACAAAAATTTTGCAACAAATTATGTAGATCCATTTATTGGTACTGGAGGTCACGGACATACGTATCCTGGCGCAACAGTTCCGTTTGGGATGCTGCAAGTGAGTCCGGATAATGGAATTTCAAGCTGGGATTGGTGTTCTGGTTATCATTATTCTGACTCCATAGTTTCTGGATTTAGTCACTTACACTTAAGCGGGACAGGAATCGGTGATTTGGCAGATATTTTATTTATGCCGACAAACAAAAAATTAGACTTAACCGCCAAAGCCGCTTCACGCGATTTCCTTCCGTATAAATCAAAATATAATCATGTTAACGAAAAAGCAACACCGGGTTCTTACCAAGTTTTTCTTGAAGATCCTAAGATCAATGTAGAATTAACTTCTACGCAAAGAACCGCATACCATAAATATACCTATAATAATAACGACGTTCAGTCGGTTGTTGTAGATCTTGGTTTTGCGATTAACTGGGATAAGGAGCTAAAAACGTCTATCAAAATTGAAGATGCCAATACTATCAGCGGTTACCGTTATAGTACAGGTTGGGCAAAAAATCAGAAAGTATTTTTTGTTGCCAAATTTTCTAAGCCAATAACGGAATCTATTATTACTGCTGATAAAAAAGTAGTTTCTGGCAAAAGTGCCGAAGGAGAAAATACAGCTTTACAATTGTTTTTCGATTCTAAAAACTCCAAAGAATTAAGAGTAAAAGTAGCGCTTTCTTCTGTAAGTGTTGAAAATGCAAAAGGTAATTTAGATGCTGAAAGTCAGAGTTTTGAAAAAACAAAAGCTGATGCTACTTTAGAATGGAATAAAGCTTTAAGTAAAATTACAGTTGAAACTCCGATTGATTCTTTAAAAACAATTTTCTACACCGCTTTATATCACGCACAAGTGGCGCCTGTAACCTACAGTGATAAAAATGGTCAGTTTAGAAGAGAAGACGATAAAATTATTACCGCTAAAGATTATACAGCTTATTCTACATTGTCACTTTGGGATACGTTTAGAGCAGAGAACCCATTGTTGACGATATTAGAACCAACAAAAGTTTCAGACTTAGTAAACTCGATGTTAGCGTATTATGAAACTAAAAAAATACTTCCGGTTTGGACTTTATACGCAAATGAAACCAATACAATGACAGGATATCATTCGATTCCGGTTATTGTGGATGCTTATATGAAAGGCATTAAAGGTTTTGATGCAGAAAAAGCTTTCGAAGCCATGAAAGCAACAATGATGCAGGACGAACGCGGATTGAATTTCTACAAAAAATACGGTTACATTCCGTACAACTTATTAGATGAATCAGTTACGATTACTTTAGAATATGCTTACGACGACTGGTGTGTAGCACAAATGGCCAAAGCTTTAGGAAAAACAGCTGATTATGAGTTTTTCTCAAAACGTGCAAAAGCTTACGAATATTTATTTGATGCCAAATCTGGTTTCATGAGAGGAAAATCGGAAGATGGAAAATCGTGGAACGAACCTTTCGACCCAAAACATTCAAACCACAGAGAACATACAGATTACACAGAAGGAAATGCTTGGCAGCACAGTTGGTTTGTACCTCATAATGTAGATAATTTTATTTCACTTCACGGAGGAAATGACATTTTTACAAAACGTTTAGAGCAATTATTTACAGAGAGTTCTGAAATTACAGGAAACAACGTTTCTGCAGATATTTCTGGTTTGATCGGACAATATGCACACGGAAACGAGCCAAGCCACCATATTGCTTACATGTTTAACCATGCAAAACAGCCTTGGAGAACGCAATATTGGGTACGTCATATTTTAGATACGCAATACAATACAACAGCAAATGGTTTGAGCGGAAACGAAGATTGCGGACAAATGTCAGCTTGGTATGTATTTAGCTCAATGGGATTATACCCAATGAATCCAGCTTCTGGAGAATACGAAATTGGAAGTCCGATTTTTGAGAAATCGACTTTAAATCTTCCAAACGGAAAAACTTTTGTGATAGAAGCTGAAAATGTTTCTAAGCAAAATTTCTACATCCAATCGGCTACTTTAAACGGAAAAGCATTTAATAAAACAGCAATCTCTCACCAAGAAATGCTAAATGGCGGTGTACTTCATTTTGTAATGGGAGCACAGCCAAACAAAAATTGGGGTCTAAACTAA